In a single window of the Cupriavidus sp. P-10 genome:
- the rpsO gene encoding 30S ribosomal protein S15: MAVADINKSEVIKQFARGANDTGSPEVQVALLTTRINELTPHFKANMKDHHSRRGLLRMVSRRRRLLDYLKSNDADRYRALIEKLGLRK, translated from the coding sequence ATGGCAGTCGCCGATATCAACAAGTCCGAAGTCATCAAGCAGTTCGCCCGTGGCGCCAACGACACCGGCAGCCCCGAAGTGCAAGTGGCCCTGCTGACCACCCGCATCAACGAACTGACCCCGCACTTCAAGGCCAACATGAAGGATCACCACAGCCGCCGCGGCCTGCTGCGCATGGTGAGCCGCCGCCGCCGCCTGCTGGACTACCTCAAGTCCAACGACGCCGACCGCTACCGCGCCCTGATCGAAAAGCTGGGCCTGCGCAAGTAA